The following are encoded together in the Methanothermobacter tenebrarum genome:
- a CDS encoding DUF1002 domain-containing protein, which yields MRYILLTLIFSIFFVYGVSGLSITLGEATYNNPEYKKAMIDYFQSKTDKSIKDVSVEVIKAQDVNRISEDVTGEVYKPDQIFSCAMVDLDNDNLTIVVDQSKIKNVTPQMYANSLKSAGIEKGYVVVSAPLSISGETALMSIFKSYETLTGTEIPDDVKKASLRELRLQTRLVTETGENGDTIAQLISEIKNGSENINDTQKIKEIVIQAADKRDIDLKSTQIEDISQVIADSQKVQGLATNFKKRLEHETGGGLEDQLYSWLQSRYDYLIDLLST from the coding sequence ATGAGATACATCCTATTAACTTTAATATTTTCCATATTTTTTGTTTATGGGGTTTCCGGGCTTTCGATCACACTAGGAGAGGCCACTTATAACAATCCAGAGTATAAAAAGGCTATGATAGATTATTTCCAATCAAAAACAGATAAAAGTATAAAAGATGTTAGTGTAGAGGTTATCAAGGCCCAGGATGTTAATAGGATATCCGAGGATGTTACAGGCGAAGTATATAAGCCGGATCAAATATTTTCATGTGCAATGGTTGATCTGGACAATGATAACCTTACGATAGTCGTTGATCAGAGTAAAATAAAGAATGTAACGCCTCAAATGTATGCGAACAGTTTAAAATCTGCTGGTATAGAGAAGGGTTATGTGGTGGTTTCAGCACCATTATCAATATCTGGAGAAACAGCTCTCATGAGCATATTCAAATCTTATGAAACCCTCACAGGAACTGAGATACCAGATGATGTTAAAAAGGCATCCCTTAGGGAACTGCGCCTCCAGACCAGACTAGTTACTGAGACTGGTGAAAATGGTGACACTATTGCCCAGTTAATTAGTGAAATTAAAAATGGATCTGAAAATATAAATGATACTCAGAAGATAAAAGAGATAGTCATTCAAGCCGCGGATAAGCGAGATATTGATCTAAAGAGTACCCAGATAGAGGATATATCACAGGTAATCGCAGATTCACAGAAAGTACAAGGACTAGCCACTAACTTCAAAAAGAGATTGGAACATGAGACTGGTGGTGGATTAGAAGATCAATTATATTCATGGTTGCAAAGTCGCTATGATTACCTAATAGATTTATTATCAACATGA
- a CDS encoding DNA-directed RNA polymerase subunit H, whose amino-acid sequence MKKDILKHQLVPEHVILSEEEAEKVLKEMKIHAEQLPSIRTDDPVVKAIGAKEGDILKIIRESPTAGKFVTYRIVQD is encoded by the coding sequence GTGAAGAAGGATATATTAAAACACCAACTGGTACCGGAACATGTTATTTTATCTGAAGAAGAGGCTGAGAAAGTCCTCAAGGAAATGAAAATCCACGCCGAACAACTACCTAGTATAAGAACTGATGACCCTGTAGTGAAAGCTATAGGGGCGAAAGAGGGGGATATACTGAAAATAATAAGGGAAAGTCCAACCGCAGGTAAATTTGTAACATATAGGATAGTTCAAGATTGA
- the twy1 gene encoding 4-demethylwyosine synthase TYW1, with the protein MFISKFEKLKRLERMGYRFVGKNAHTAVKTCLWTKKSILDEGTCYKQKFYGIKSHRCLQMSPSVFFCQQKCLFCWRDLRYTKTEWDGDYDEPADIVDECINAQRSLLCGFFGNEKANKEKLIEAQEPNNAAISLAGEPLLYPMINELIREFHKRKFTTFLVTNGINYKALESLSEEPTQLYISLDAPSKKIHKKLCRPQTENAWEHLNRSLELLPTFNCRKVLRITAVNRKNMTKPSAYASLIKKAQPDFVEVKAYMYLGYSRQRLEMENMPLFFEVYEFADKIAKLANMDIIDKSKESRVVLLS; encoded by the coding sequence GTGTTTATTTCAAAATTTGAGAAACTCAAAAGATTAGAGAGGATGGGGTACAGGTTCGTTGGTAAAAATGCGCATACAGCAGTGAAGACTTGTCTGTGGACAAAAAAGAGCATATTAGATGAAGGAACATGTTACAAACAGAAATTTTATGGTATCAAAAGCCACAGGTGCTTGCAAATGTCCCCAAGTGTATTCTTCTGTCAACAAAAGTGTCTTTTCTGTTGGAGAGACCTCAGATACACGAAAACGGAATGGGATGGGGACTATGATGAACCAGCAGATATAGTAGATGAGTGTATCAACGCACAAAGAAGCTTACTTTGCGGATTCTTCGGGAACGAAAAAGCCAACAAAGAAAAACTCATTGAAGCACAAGAACCCAATAATGCAGCCATATCATTAGCTGGGGAACCGCTATTATATCCAATGATAAATGAACTCATCAGAGAATTCCATAAAAGGAAATTCACAACATTCCTAGTTACCAATGGCATCAATTACAAGGCGCTTGAAAGTCTTTCAGAAGAACCCACCCAACTATACATTTCACTAGATGCACCCTCCAAGAAAATCCACAAAAAACTTTGCCGACCACAAACAGAAAACGCATGGGAACATCTAAACAGATCCTTAGAATTACTCCCAACTTTTAACTGTCGAAAAGTTCTAAGGATAACAGCAGTCAACAGGAAAAACATGACAAAACCGAGTGCATACGCTTCCCTTATCAAAAAGGCCCAACCAGACTTTGTGGAGGTAAAAGCTTACATGTATCTTGGATATTCACGTCAAAGATTAGAAATGGAAAACATGCCATTATTCTTTGAAGTTTATGAATTCGCAGATAAAATAGCTAAATTAGCTAACATGGATATAATCGACAAATCAAAGGAGAGCAGAGTAGTACTATTAAGCTAA
- the tpiA gene encoding triose-phosphate isomerase, giving the protein MKYDTPIVILNFKTYIESTGENAVNLARACEQVADESGVNIVVAPQHMDLFRVAQRVKIPVVAQHIDPIDAGGHTGSILLECAKEAGATGTLINHSEKRMKLADVQRVIEKVKEADLISIVCTNNVDTSAAAAAMGPDFVAVEPPELIGSGIPVSKAEPEVVTGTVDAVKNINPNVKVLCGAGISTGEDFKAALDLGSEGVLLASGVILADNPREALLDLVSKI; this is encoded by the coding sequence TTGAAATATGATACTCCCATTGTAATATTGAATTTTAAAACTTATATTGAATCTACCGGTGAAAATGCTGTGAATTTAGCCCGTGCTTGTGAACAAGTGGCTGATGAAAGTGGTGTTAATATTGTGGTCGCGCCACAGCATATGGATCTTTTTAGGGTGGCTCAAAGAGTTAAAATACCAGTGGTTGCCCAACATATCGACCCCATAGATGCCGGTGGCCACACTGGTAGCATCCTTTTAGAATGCGCAAAGGAAGCCGGAGCCACAGGAACCCTTATAAATCACTCAGAGAAGCGGATGAAACTCGCAGATGTCCAAAGAGTCATTGAAAAAGTTAAAGAAGCAGACCTCATTAGCATAGTCTGTACAAATAACGTGGATACAAGCGCTGCTGCAGCTGCAATGGGCCCTGATTTCGTAGCAGTGGAACCCCCAGAACTTATAGGATCTGGCATCCCAGTATCCAAGGCAGAACCTGAAGTGGTCACCGGGACCGTGGATGCTGTTAAAAACATAAACCCTAATGTTAAAGTGCTTTGTGGGGCTGGGATATCTACAGGTGAAGATTTTAAAGCGGCCTTGGATCTTGGATCAGAGGGCGTGCTTTTAGCATCCGGTGTCATATTAGCCGATAATCCCCGTGAAGCTCTGTTGGACTTGGTGAGTAAAATATAA
- a CDS encoding phosphoglycerate kinase, translating to MSLNFKTIDDLELNGKTVLLRIDINSPVDPHTGRILDDTRLRLHSETIDELAGMEAKVVILAHQSRPGKKDFTTLEKHAEILSDIIGRPVKYVEDIFGCAAREEISKMKKGDIILLENVRFYSEEILKREPRIQAKTHLVRKLSPLIDYYINDAFAAAHRSQPSLVGFAVKLPSAAGRVMERELKILYSALENVKRPCIYVLGGVKVDDSIKVMENVLGKGSADYILTTGLVANVFLKAAKIDIGKCNEKLIKKRGYSNLIKVARKLMKKFKDKILIPVDVAVCKDDKRLDVPIKDIPDLPIYDIGIETIKVYAEKIRNAKMIVANGPAGVFENPEFSIGTEDLLNAISSSSGFSIIGGGHLAAAVVQMGFQDGIDHISSGGGAAISLLAGEELPAVKVLCNPMNI from the coding sequence ATGTCATTAAATTTCAAGACCATAGATGATCTTGAATTAAATGGTAAAACCGTACTTTTAAGGATCGACATAAACTCGCCTGTAGATCCCCATACAGGGAGAATACTCGATGATACGCGCCTCAGACTTCACTCAGAAACCATAGATGAGCTTGCGGGCATGGAAGCGAAAGTTGTTATATTAGCCCACCAAAGCAGGCCAGGTAAAAAGGATTTCACAACCTTAGAAAAACATGCGGAGATTCTATCAGATATCATAGGACGTCCTGTAAAATACGTGGAGGATATCTTTGGATGCGCTGCCAGGGAAGAAATCTCCAAGATGAAAAAAGGTGATATAATACTCCTAGAGAATGTTCGTTTTTACTCAGAGGAAATCCTAAAAAGGGAGCCTAGAATCCAAGCAAAAACCCACCTTGTCAGAAAACTATCCCCCCTTATCGATTATTATATCAATGATGCATTTGCCGCGGCCCACAGATCCCAACCCTCACTGGTAGGCTTCGCAGTGAAACTACCATCCGCGGCTGGGAGAGTCATGGAAAGGGAATTAAAGATCCTATATAGTGCCCTTGAAAATGTTAAAAGGCCTTGCATTTATGTTCTTGGAGGCGTTAAAGTCGATGACTCCATAAAAGTCATGGAAAATGTCCTAGGGAAGGGTAGTGCTGATTATATATTGACCACGGGTCTTGTGGCTAACGTGTTTTTGAAAGCGGCTAAAATAGATATAGGTAAATGTAACGAGAAACTGATAAAGAAAAGAGGCTACAGTAATCTCATAAAAGTGGCTAGGAAGCTCATGAAAAAATTCAAGGACAAAATACTTATACCAGTCGATGTGGCAGTATGCAAAGATGATAAAAGATTAGATGTTCCCATAAAGGATATCCCAGATCTTCCAATTTATGATATCGGCATAGAAACCATAAAAGTCTATGCAGAGAAGATAAGGAACGCTAAAATGATAGTTGCAAATGGTCCTGCGGGAGTTTTCGAGAACCCAGAGTTTAGTATAGGCACTGAGGATCTGCTTAACGCCATTTCATCATCCTCTGGGTTTTCCATAATAGGAGGCGGCCATTTAGCCGCTGCAGTGGTTCAAATGGGCTTTCAAGATGGTATAGACCATATAAGTAGTGGTGGTGGTGCTGCTATAAGTTTATTGGCTGGTGAGGAATTACCAGCTGTCAAGGTGCTCTGCAATCCCATGAATATTTAA